A portion of the Cryptomeria japonica chromosome 5, Sugi_1.0, whole genome shotgun sequence genome contains these proteins:
- the LOC131035568 gene encoding peroxidase 50 produces MSVQLFWGIIFVLYGIRTGGLGSQNSLSVDFYEASCPTVDSIVFDTMTKLAKESNVVPPSTLRMFFHDCFIEGCDASIMISSTSSMKAERELPENNIAQNAFEAIVEVKKAVDRVCPGVVSCADIIAMAARDAVRLLGGPNWDVLKGRLDGFVSSAARAKGKVPLAEADATQLIQAFAARKLSVLDMVVLSGAHTVGFSHCNQFTNRLYNFSPGLKSDPSLNSTFALELEQTCPKGGDPNRFQPFDITTPFVFDNKYFKNLQSGKGLLFSDQDLVNSNLSVDIVRNLASSQEVFFSQFVDSMVKLGNVGVKTKLSVGNIRSDCTAFNS; encoded by the exons ATGTCAGTGCAGTTATTTTGGGGTATTATATTTGTGTTGTATGGGATTCGAACCGGTGGCCTGGGGAGCCAGAATAGCCTCTCTGTGGATTTTTATGAGGCGTCTTGCCCTACTGTTGATAGTATTGTATTCGACACTATGACCAAGTTGGCCAAGGAGTCAAATGTCGTACCTCCTTCTACGCTACGAATGTTCTTTCATGACTGTTTCATTGAG GGATGCGATGCTTCCATTATGATTAGTTCGACATCAAGTATGAAAGCAGAACGAGAGCTCCCTGAGAACAACATAGCTCAGAACGCCTTTGAAGCCATTGTGGAGGTCAAGAAAGCTGTGGACCGTGTGTGCCCTGGCGTTGTGTCTTGTGCTGATATTATTGCCATGGCAGCAAGGGATGCTGTAAGATTA CTGGGAGGACCAAACTGGGATGTGTTGAAAGGGAGATTAGATGGCTTCGTGTCTTCAGCCGCCAGAGCCAAGGGAAAAGTGCCCCTAGCTGAGGCCGATGCAACACAACTCATCCAAGCATTTGCTGCTCGAAAATTATCCGTGCTAGACATGGTTGTATTATCAG GTGCTCATACAGTGGGATTCTCGCACTGCAACCAATTTACAAATCGGCTGTACAATTTCTCGCCTGGATTGAAATCAGATCCAAGCTTAAATTCCACCTTCGCTTTAGAACTTGAGCAGACATGCCCAAAAGGGGGAGACCCAAACAGATTTCAGCCCTTTGACATTACCACTCCATTTGTATTCGACAACAAGTACTTCAAGAATTTACAGAGCGGGAAAGGCTTGTTATTCTCTGATCAAGATCTTGTTAACAGCAACTTAAGTGTGGATATAGTGAGAAACTTAGCCTCATCACAGGAAGTTTTCTTCTCCCAGTTTGTCGACTCCATGGTAAAACTTGGCAATGTGGGAGTGAAGACTAAACTCAGCGTGGGCAATATTCGTTCTGATTGCACTGCTTTCAATTCCTAA